The following are from one region of the Actinomyces sp. oral taxon 897 genome:
- a CDS encoding DUF3097 domain-containing protein: MNPYRPVPGSTAARRAALRQQAATATPARPRRDPAPPRGPGARSQDLRGHGQDPAPPRAPGAADRYGSDVLATDPHRVGPAATRPRSVEVAAEPGMVLEDRQTGFVGAVVAVEKSGGTYLVVLEDRHGLRRGFPLGPGFWLEGRPVVLAPPPGRVRPTGPVSAAGRALTASGSYAVAGERARVARASRIWVEGRHDAELVEKVWGDDLRHEGVVVLMLDGVDNLERVISDFGPGPARRAGVLVDHLVAGSKESRIAQRVRSLPGGDDVLVLGHPYVDVWQAVRPERVGLRRWPEVPRGTDVKHGTLQALGWPHATQADVARGWQRILGSVRSYKDLEPALLGRVEELIDFVTAPVIAGDVP, encoded by the coding sequence GTGAACCCCTACCGGCCCGTACCCGGATCGACCGCGGCCCGCCGTGCCGCCCTGCGCCAGCAGGCCGCCACCGCTACGCCCGCCCGTCCCCGCCGCGACCCCGCCCCACCGCGTGGCCCCGGGGCACGGTCACAGGACCTTCGCGGCCATGGACAGGACCCCGCCCCACCGCGAGCCCCCGGGGCCGCCGACCGCTACGGCTCCGACGTCCTGGCAACCGACCCCCACCGCGTGGGCCCCGCCGCGACCCGGCCCCGCTCCGTGGAGGTGGCCGCGGAGCCCGGCATGGTCCTGGAGGACCGCCAGACCGGGTTCGTGGGGGCGGTCGTGGCCGTGGAGAAGTCGGGGGGCACCTACCTGGTGGTCCTGGAGGACCGCCACGGGCTGCGGCGCGGCTTCCCCCTGGGCCCCGGCTTCTGGCTGGAGGGGCGGCCCGTCGTCCTGGCCCCGCCGCCTGGGCGCGTCCGCCCCACCGGCCCGGTCAGCGCCGCGGGCCGCGCCCTGACCGCCTCGGGCTCCTACGCCGTGGCCGGTGAGCGCGCCAGGGTGGCCCGGGCCTCACGGATCTGGGTCGAGGGCAGGCACGACGCAGAGCTCGTGGAGAAGGTCTGGGGCGACGACCTGCGCCACGAGGGGGTGGTCGTCCTCATGCTCGACGGCGTGGACAACCTGGAGCGGGTCATATCCGACTTCGGCCCCGGCCCCGCCCGGCGTGCCGGCGTCCTGGTGGACCACCTGGTGGCGGGCTCCAAGGAGTCCCGGATCGCCCAGAGGGTGCGCTCCCTGCCCGGCGGGGACGACGTCCTGGTCCTGGGCCATCCCTACGTGGACGTGTGGCAGGCCGTGCGGCCCGAGCGGGTGGGGCTGCGCCGCTGGCCGGAGGTGCCCCGGGGCACCGACGTCAAGCACGGCACCCTCCAGGCCCTGGGGTGGCCCCACGCCACCCAGGCCGACGTCGCCCGCGGCTGGCAGCGCATCCTGGGCAGCGTGCGCAGCTACAAGGACCTGGAGCCCGCCCTGCTGGGGCGCGTGGAGGAGCTCATTGACTTCGTCACCGCCCCCGTCATTGCCGGGGACGTACCCTAG
- the hrcA gene encoding heat-inducible transcriptional repressor HrcA, with protein sequence MPSERRLQVLSAIVTDYVRTREPVGSRALTERYRLGVSPATIRNDMAALEDEGYIYQPHTSAGRVPTQKGYRLFVDEVARVKPLSAPEREAMTALLAGAVDLDQVVVRTVRVLAQLTGQLAVVEYPSLRRTALRHLELVALGPARLLMVIVTDTGRVEQRTVTLAGPGPQVVGALDPLVLERLRLRLNAALVGRRAQEVVPVLTHLAEQAPDDERTLLAAVIGELVAALRPDAEERLAVAGTANLARSTPDFSSLGPLLDAIEEQVVLLRLLSPETDEDPTGDEDPTGMRVSIGSENHDDVLAEASVVTAGYGVGQGRVLARLGVIGPTRMDYPATMTVVRAVARYLSRFMAGPAG encoded by the coding sequence GTGCCCAGTGAGCGCAGGCTGCAGGTCCTCTCCGCCATCGTGACCGACTACGTGCGCACCCGCGAGCCGGTGGGCTCCCGGGCCCTGACCGAGCGCTACCGGCTCGGCGTCTCCCCGGCGACCATCCGCAACGACATGGCCGCCCTGGAGGACGAGGGCTACATCTACCAGCCCCACACCAGCGCCGGGCGGGTCCCCACCCAGAAGGGGTACCGGCTCTTCGTGGACGAGGTCGCCCGTGTCAAGCCCCTGTCGGCACCCGAGCGCGAGGCCATGACCGCCCTGCTGGCGGGGGCGGTGGACCTGGACCAGGTGGTGGTGCGCACCGTGCGCGTCCTGGCCCAGCTCACCGGCCAGCTCGCCGTGGTGGAGTACCCCAGCCTGCGCCGCACCGCCCTGCGGCACCTGGAGCTGGTGGCCCTGGGGCCCGCGCGCCTGCTCATGGTCATTGTCACCGACACCGGGCGGGTGGAGCAGCGTACCGTGACCCTGGCCGGGCCCGGGCCCCAGGTGGTGGGCGCCCTCGACCCCCTGGTCCTGGAGCGGCTGCGGCTGCGGCTCAACGCCGCCCTGGTGGGGCGCCGCGCCCAGGAGGTGGTGCCGGTCCTGACCCACCTGGCCGAGCAGGCCCCTGACGACGAGCGCACCCTGCTGGCGGCGGTCATAGGCGAGCTGGTGGCCGCGCTGCGCCCCGACGCCGAGGAGCGCCTGGCCGTGGCCGGCACCGCCAACCTGGCCCGCTCCACACCGGACTTCTCCTCCCTGGGGCCCCTGCTGGACGCCATCGAGGAGCAGGTGGTCCTGCTGCGCCTGCTGAGCCCCGAGACCGACGAGGACCCCACGGGCGATGAGGACCCCACGGGCATGCGGGTGAGCATCGGCAGCGAGAACCACGACGACGTCCTGGCCGAGGCCTCCGTGGTCACCGCCGGCTACGGCGTCGGCCAGGGCCGGGTCCTGGCCCGCCTGGGGGTCATCGGCCCCACCCGCATGGACTACCCCGCCACCATGACCGTGGTGCGGGCCGTGGCCCGCTACCTCTCCCGGTTCATGGCCGGGCCCGCGGGGTAG
- the dnaJ gene encoding molecular chaperone DnaJ: MSDYYEVLGVTRQADAEEIKRAYRRKARQLHPDVAGPGHEEEFKEVTVAYEVLSDPEKRQVYDLGGQDALRGGPGFTGDFGTFSDIFTSFFGGSMTQRGPASRARRGQDVLVAVEVDLADVAFGATRTVEVDTYVTCGRCHGACAEPGTEPVTCSTCNGSGSVQRMARSFLGNVMTSSPCPDCRGYGTVIVTPCKECSGQGRVVAHQDIEATIPAGVTTGTRIRMPGRGEAGPAGGPAGDLYLEVVEKRHDFLERQGDDLHTELRVPMTAAALGATFSIDTLDGTRQVSVKAGTQGGDEVVLSGLGVGRLRRHGRGDLHVSIVVETPTRLDERQRTLLRELAALRGEDSYPPARDEGLRGKIKDKLAGR; this comes from the coding sequence GTGAGCGACTACTACGAGGTCCTCGGCGTCACCCGACAGGCCGACGCCGAGGAGATCAAGAGGGCCTACCGACGCAAGGCCCGCCAGCTCCACCCCGACGTCGCCGGCCCGGGCCACGAGGAGGAGTTCAAGGAGGTCACGGTCGCCTACGAGGTGCTCTCCGACCCCGAGAAGCGCCAGGTCTACGACCTGGGCGGCCAGGACGCCCTGCGCGGGGGCCCGGGGTTCACCGGCGACTTCGGCACCTTCTCGGACATCTTCACCTCCTTCTTCGGCGGCTCCATGACCCAGCGCGGACCCGCCTCCCGGGCCCGCCGCGGCCAGGACGTCCTGGTGGCCGTGGAGGTGGACCTGGCCGACGTGGCCTTCGGCGCCACCCGTACCGTGGAGGTGGACACCTACGTCACCTGCGGACGCTGCCACGGCGCCTGCGCCGAGCCGGGCACCGAGCCGGTGACCTGCTCGACGTGCAACGGCAGCGGCTCCGTGCAGCGCATGGCCCGCTCCTTCCTGGGCAACGTCATGACCAGCTCACCCTGCCCCGACTGCCGGGGCTACGGCACCGTCATCGTCACCCCCTGCAAGGAGTGCTCCGGGCAGGGGCGGGTGGTGGCCCACCAGGACATCGAGGCCACCATCCCCGCGGGCGTGACCACCGGCACCCGTATCCGCATGCCCGGCCGGGGCGAGGCCGGGCCCGCCGGGGGGCCCGCCGGGGACCTCTACCTGGAGGTGGTCGAGAAGCGCCACGACTTCCTGGAGCGTCAGGGTGACGACCTCCACACCGAGCTGCGCGTGCCCATGACGGCCGCCGCCCTGGGAGCGACGTTCTCCATCGACACCCTGGACGGGACGCGCCAGGTCTCCGTCAAGGCTGGCACCCAGGGCGGGGACGAGGTGGTCCTCAGCGGCCTGGGCGTGGGCCGCCTGCGCCGTCACGGCCGCGGCGACCTCCACGTGAGCATCGTGGTGGAGACCCCCACCCGCCTGGACGAGCGCCAGAGGACGCTCCTGCGCGAGCTCGCCGCCCTGCGCGGGGAGGACAGCTACCCGCCGGCCCGCGACGAGGGCCTGCGCGGGAAGATCAAGGACAAGCTCGCCGGACGCTGA